In Leuconostoc kimchii IMSNU 11154, one genomic interval encodes:
- a CDS encoding segregation and condensation protein A yields the protein MEKVDIATNSLTIKLSEFEGPLDLLLHLIKKSEMDIFDLPIATITEQYLLFIREQQNMQLDVASEYLVMAATLVQIKSADLLPQETFDDDFIDDDFFDPREELMLQLLTYKQFQVASSELREREMQHQQSFSRLPMLAPTDMVSETKLSPGLGLIDLQTAFAHLLSKKKQQRPISRRVVREKYTLTQAINNIKRHFACHQVGDEIRFESLFDEVYEREPLVMTFLAILEMAKEDKVLLYQTDKRAEIFLKIEKLDENE from the coding sequence ATGGAGAAAGTCGACATCGCAACCAATAGTTTAACAATTAAATTAAGCGAATTTGAAGGACCACTAGATTTATTATTGCATTTGATTAAAAAATCAGAAATGGATATTTTTGATCTACCTATTGCAACGATCACAGAACAATATTTACTATTTATTCGTGAACAACAGAATATGCAGTTAGATGTTGCAAGTGAATACTTGGTTATGGCAGCTACTTTGGTTCAAATCAAATCAGCTGACTTATTGCCCCAAGAGACATTTGATGACGATTTTATTGATGATGATTTTTTTGACCCACGTGAAGAATTAATGTTGCAATTATTGACATATAAGCAATTTCAAGTCGCGAGTAGCGAACTACGTGAACGTGAAATGCAACATCAGCAATCATTTTCTAGATTGCCAATGCTGGCGCCAACAGATATGGTCTCTGAAACAAAATTATCACCAGGTTTAGGATTAATTGATTTACAGACAGCGTTTGCACATTTATTAAGTAAAAAAAAGCAACAACGCCCAATAAGTCGACGGGTCGTTCGTGAGAAATATACGTTGACGCAGGCCATTAATAACATTAAGCGACATTTTGCGTGCCATCAAGTGGGTGATGAAATTCGTTTTGAGTCATTGTTTGATGAAGTTTACGAACGTGAGCCGCTGGTGATGACTTTTTTAGCAATACTTGAGATGGCTAAGGAAGATAAAGTGTTACTGTATCAGACAGATAAACGCGCAGAAATATTTTTAAAAATTGAAAAGTTGGACGAAAATGAATAA
- the scpB gene encoding SMC-Scp complex subunit ScpB: MNNLAQIEAVLFVAGDEGITIKDICSITKFDKPAVITLIDDLAAHYDSDVTSALEIRESDGAYRLVTKSGLGAVVKGYFDAPINTTLSQAQLETLVIVAYKQPITRVEIDQIRGVQSSGTLQKLALRQLIIDTGRKDDPGRPIMYGTTAEFLDYFGLKQLSDLPPLPDFDTLEIDDEGGELFTSAFETRLAETEEESKHV; encoded by the coding sequence ATGAATAATCTTGCTCAAATAGAAGCCGTATTATTTGTGGCTGGTGATGAAGGCATCACAATTAAAGACATTTGTAGCATTACAAAGTTTGATAAGCCTGCTGTAATCACGCTGATTGATGATTTAGCTGCACATTATGATAGTGATGTGACCAGTGCTTTAGAAATTAGGGAAAGCGATGGGGCTTATCGTTTGGTCACAAAGTCAGGGCTTGGTGCTGTAGTAAAAGGTTATTTTGATGCACCTATTAACACAACTTTGTCACAAGCACAATTAGAGACGTTGGTTATTGTTGCTTACAAACAACCTATTACACGTGTTGAAATTGATCAAATTCGTGGTGTACAGTCATCAGGGACTTTGCAAAAATTAGCGTTGCGACAATTAATTATCGATACGGGCCGCAAGGATGACCCCGGTAGGCCTATTATGTATGGTACAACAGCAGAATTTTTAGATTATTTTGGTTTGAAACAATTATCAGATTTACCACCACTACCGGATTTTGATACATTAGAAATTGACGATGAGGGTGGTGAGTTATTCACTAGTGCGTTTGAAACGCGTCTAGCAGAAACGGAAGAAGAGAGCAAACATGTCTGA
- a CDS encoding ECF transporter S component, whose amino-acid sequence MSISSTTRTQRLTLIAILSAISFGLMLFPQIPLIPGADFLKLDFSIVPILIAGYWLNTSAAMWTIVLRTILKLILANEGVNTYLGLPVNIVAVVVFAVIMFWIMPQFKTKNIIKSVLAVMLATLGLTAAAVIMNWFVAVPLYANFAHFDIGKVIGLKQYFIAMVLPFNLIQGVTWGVVSLSILSILKPLQNNLNS is encoded by the coding sequence ATGTCTATTTCATCAACAACACGAACACAACGGTTAACCTTAATTGCGATTCTTAGTGCAATTTCATTTGGCTTAATGTTATTTCCACAGATACCATTAATTCCAGGCGCCGATTTTTTGAAACTTGATTTTTCAATTGTGCCAATTCTTATTGCTGGTTATTGGCTTAATACATCCGCGGCAATGTGGACAATTGTTCTGCGAACGATACTAAAGCTGATTTTGGCAAACGAGGGTGTTAATACATATCTCGGGTTACCAGTTAATATTGTAGCGGTTGTTGTTTTTGCGGTCATTATGTTTTGGATTATGCCACAATTTAAAACTAAAAATATCATTAAAAGTGTGTTAGCAGTCATGTTAGCAACTCTGGGATTGACTGCTGCTGCGGTGATTATGAATTGGTTTGTGGCGGTGCCACTATATGCAAACTTTGCCCATTTTGACATTGGGAAAGTAATTGGTTTAAAGCAATATTTTATTGCTATGGTCCTACCTTTTAACTTAATACAAGGTGTGACCTGGGGCGTTGTTAGTTTGAGTATCTTATCTATTTTGAAACCGTTACAAAATAATTTAAATTCTTAA
- the xerD gene encoding site-specific tyrosine recombinase XerD gives MTQEIDNAIADYLHYIRIERGLSDNTIKSYQQDLKQFSVYMTAENLNLNAVDHVVILTWLNQLRELNKSNNSVIRMVTSLRKFFGYLLQENVIRHNPMSDVKPPKKAEHLPAVLSVAEIDALLQVPTEKTALGLRNRALIEVMYATGLRVSELVNLKMSDLHLQLGLIQTIGKGDKERIIPIGEIATEWLERYFSHSRLTLLKDKVSPFVFLNDRGTQLSRQGVWKIIKNLVSAAGIDKDVSPHTLRHSFATHILENGADLRIVQELLGHADISTTQIYTHISKKRLSEVYDAFHPRA, from the coding sequence ATGACACAAGAAATAGATAACGCCATTGCAGATTATTTACATTATATTCGCATTGAGCGTGGCTTATCGGACAACACAATTAAGAGTTATCAGCAAGATTTAAAGCAATTTAGCGTCTATATGACGGCTGAAAACCTAAATTTGAATGCGGTTGATCATGTTGTTATATTAACATGGTTAAATCAGTTACGTGAGTTAAATAAATCAAATAATTCAGTGATTCGCATGGTAACATCATTGCGTAAATTTTTTGGTTACTTGTTACAAGAAAACGTTATACGGCATAACCCAATGAGTGATGTAAAACCACCTAAAAAGGCAGAACATTTACCAGCAGTATTGAGCGTTGCAGAAATTGATGCATTGTTGCAAGTGCCGACTGAAAAAACTGCGTTAGGGTTACGGAATAGAGCACTTATCGAAGTGATGTACGCTACTGGACTACGTGTAAGCGAGCTGGTCAATTTAAAAATGAGCGACTTGCACTTGCAACTCGGCTTAATTCAAACGATTGGGAAAGGTGATAAGGAGCGAATTATCCCAATTGGTGAGATTGCTACTGAGTGGTTAGAACGCTATTTTTCTCACAGCCGGTTAACGCTATTAAAAGACAAGGTGTCACCGTTTGTTTTTTTAAATGATCGTGGAACACAATTGAGTCGTCAAGGTGTTTGGAAAATCATTAAAAATTTAGTATCAGCTGCTGGTATCGATAAAGACGTGTCGCCACATACATTGAGGCATTCTTTTGCGACGCATATTTTAGAAAATGGTGCAGATTTGCGAATCGTGCAAGAACTATTGGGTCATGCTGATATTTCAACAACACAGATTTACACACACATCTCAAAGAAAAGATTAAGCGAAGTATATGATGCTTTTCATCCGCGAGCGTAA
- a CDS encoding CvfB family protein, giving the protein MTNPTVGTIIKANVTDENDKYFFAQVDGHTYEIDKSELEKPLKVGGFVTGFAYENENHKFQITKQVPTSQKDVYGWGSVVANRHDLGVFVSIGLPNKDLVVSLDDLPTITTLWPQKGDKLMLAMKEDNKGRLWGAIAQQNIIDAVSRRAPQEMKSKTVKATVYRNKIAGTLVVTDEYYLGFIHPSQRDDEPRLGQVVDARVIGVREDGSLNLSLKPLAYKTMDEDAQFLLLQLQRHDDHFLPFNDKSAPEAIKRQFGFSKSQFKRALGHLYKDRVIEQIDDGIKLIEK; this is encoded by the coding sequence ATGACGAATCCAACAGTTGGAACAATTATTAAAGCAAATGTAACAGATGAAAATGATAAATATTTTTTCGCACAAGTCGATGGTCATACCTATGAAATCGATAAATCCGAACTTGAGAAGCCTCTAAAAGTTGGTGGCTTTGTCACGGGGTTTGCCTATGAAAATGAAAATCATAAATTTCAAATAACAAAGCAAGTACCAACCTCACAAAAAGATGTTTATGGTTGGGGAAGTGTTGTGGCTAACCGTCATGATTTAGGTGTTTTTGTGTCGATTGGGTTACCCAACAAAGATCTTGTTGTATCTTTGGACGATTTACCAACAATTACAACTTTGTGGCCGCAAAAAGGTGACAAGTTAATGTTGGCTATGAAAGAAGATAATAAAGGACGACTTTGGGGTGCTATTGCGCAACAAAATATTATTGATGCCGTATCTCGACGTGCACCACAAGAAATGAAATCCAAAACAGTTAAAGCAACGGTTTATCGCAATAAAATTGCTGGGACACTTGTTGTGACTGATGAATATTATCTTGGCTTCATTCATCCTTCGCAACGCGATGATGAGCCGCGTTTAGGGCAAGTAGTTGATGCTCGCGTTATTGGTGTGCGTGAGGATGGCTCGCTGAATCTATCTTTGAAGCCTTTAGCATATAAAACAATGGATGAAGATGCGCAGTTCTTGCTTTTACAGCTACAACGGCATGATGATCATTTCCTACCTTTTAATGACAAAAGTGCGCCAGAAGCCATTAAACGTCAGTTTGGTTTTAGTAAGAGTCAATTTAAACGAGCACTAGGCCATTTGTATAAAGACCGCGTCATTGAACAAATTGATGACGGGATTAAACTCATTGAAAAATAA
- a CDS encoding tRNA dihydrouridine synthase, with protein sequence MTLKSPQNKFWDRVVQNAQIGHAVTDKQPFFSLAPMEAVTDTIFRRVVAQAGAPDVYYTEFTNASSMVHPQAKFSVQGRLAVAEHEQQPVAQIWGSHPEEIAGAAKKLPSMGYQAVDINMGCPDSSVIKNNAGSALIRTPDLASEIVAAAKLSGLPVSVKTRLGFYKPEEFREWLPIILKQNVAVLTVHLRSRKEMSKAPAHEEYIDEILAMRDAIAPQTLIQINGDIKTRSAGLQLVKRHSGIDGIMIGRGIFENPYAFEKQERQHTLSESIALLNLQLDLFDEVNETITPKHFEALKRYFKIYLRGFAHASALRQMLMETHTTQEVRAILSQELPKVYAAVAHDKHVYRDNQAASDDMAAANAAKLESSLAQ encoded by the coding sequence ATGACTTTAAAGTCTCCTCAAAACAAATTCTGGGACAGAGTAGTCCAAAACGCCCAGATTGGGCATGCTGTGACTGATAAGCAGCCTTTTTTTAGCTTGGCACCGATGGAAGCCGTTACAGACACGATATTCCGACGAGTTGTGGCACAAGCTGGTGCACCAGATGTTTATTATACTGAATTTACTAATGCGAGTTCAATGGTACATCCACAGGCAAAATTTTCTGTACAAGGTAGGCTAGCTGTCGCCGAGCATGAACAACAGCCGGTTGCTCAAATTTGGGGTTCACATCCAGAAGAAATTGCTGGCGCTGCAAAGAAACTACCAAGCATGGGTTATCAAGCAGTTGATATTAATATGGGATGCCCTGACAGCTCAGTGATTAAAAACAATGCAGGATCAGCTTTGATTCGAACGCCAGATTTAGCCTCAGAGATTGTGGCTGCAGCTAAATTATCTGGATTACCAGTTTCTGTAAAAACACGTTTAGGCTTTTATAAACCTGAAGAATTTCGCGAGTGGCTACCCATTATTTTGAAGCAAAATGTGGCTGTTTTAACTGTTCACTTGCGTTCGCGTAAAGAAATGTCAAAAGCACCCGCACATGAAGAATATATTGACGAAATCTTGGCAATGCGTGACGCAATTGCGCCTCAAACATTAATTCAAATTAATGGTGACATTAAAACACGATCAGCGGGACTTCAACTTGTCAAAAGACATTCAGGAATTGATGGCATTATGATTGGCCGCGGAATATTTGAAAATCCTTACGCATTTGAAAAACAGGAACGTCAACATACTTTATCGGAATCAATTGCATTACTTAACTTACAGTTAGATTTGTTTGACGAAGTCAATGAGACAATCACACCAAAACATTTTGAGGCGTTAAAGCGTTATTTTAAAATTTATTTGCGTGGCTTTGCGCATGCTTCAGCTTTGCGCCAAATGTTAATGGAAACTCATACAACGCAGGAAGTAAGAGCAATTTTGAGTCAGGAATTGCCAAAAGTATATGCTGCTGTTGCTCACGATAAACATGTTTATCGTGATAATCAAGCGGCAAGTGACGACATGGCTGCAGCAAATGCTGCTAAGCTCGAGTCATCGTTAGCACAATAG
- a CDS encoding GatB/YqeY domain-containing protein — protein MSLLETLNTDMKQAMKDKNKDALSVIRMVKSTVMNEQISLGHDLTPEEELTVLSREVKQRHESLSEFEKGDRPDLAQGIRSELDTLAKYLPKQLSEIEVEAIVNEAVTTTGATTPKDMGKVMGIVTPQVKGKADGKLVANLVKAALNK, from the coding sequence ATGTCATTACTCGAAACATTGAACACTGATATGAAACAAGCTATGAAGGATAAGAATAAGGATGCCTTATCAGTTATCCGTATGGTAAAATCTACAGTCATGAACGAACAAATTAGTTTGGGACATGACTTAACGCCGGAAGAAGAACTCACGGTTCTCTCACGTGAAGTTAAGCAACGTCATGAATCACTGTCAGAATTTGAAAAAGGTGACAGGCCAGACCTAGCCCAAGGTATCCGTTCTGAATTGGACACGCTTGCAAAATATTTGCCAAAACAATTGTCTGAAATAGAAGTTGAAGCAATTGTTAATGAAGCAGTCACTACAACAGGCGCAACAACACCAAAGGATATGGGAAAAGTTATGGGCATTGTAACACCTCAGGTGAAAGGTAAGGCGGACGGCAAGCTAGTAGCTAACCTTGTCAAGGCAGCGTTAAATAAATGA
- the rpsU gene encoding 30S ribosomal protein S21, giving the protein MAKVIVRKNESLDDALRRFKRGVSKDGTLQEYRKREFYVKPSVARKLKSEAAQKRNKKKGR; this is encoded by the coding sequence ATGGCAAAGGTCATCGTACGTAAGAACGAATCTTTGGATGATGCATTGCGTCGCTTTAAGCGCGGTGTTTCAAAGGACGGTACTCTCCAAGAATACCGTAAGCGCGAATTCTATGTTAAGCCTTCAGTTGCTCGTAAATTGAAGTCTGAAGCAGCACAAAAGCGTAACAAAAAGAAGGGCCGTTAA
- a CDS encoding pseudouridine synthase, protein MSEEAQRVQKVIAQAGLASRRGAEELIIKGRVQVNGQTITALGVKVEPTDTVTVDSIPLEGREKLVYYLLNKPRGVVTTNNDEKGRRTVLDILSDVNERVYPIGRLDYDTTGVLLLTNDGVIANQLMHPKSRVDKVYIAKVAGIATDDKLAPLKHGVVIKGRKTAPARVTIERIDKDKKTSMVRVILHEGRNHQVKNMLQKVGLPVEKLTREQYAFFDLTGLQSGEYRKLTSPEIKRLKAEDYKNYRRK, encoded by the coding sequence ATGTCTGAAGAAGCACAACGTGTACAAAAAGTGATTGCCCAAGCCGGGTTAGCTTCCCGGCGTGGCGCAGAAGAGCTGATTATTAAAGGTCGAGTTCAAGTGAACGGTCAAACAATTACGGCGCTTGGTGTGAAAGTCGAACCAACTGATACCGTGACGGTGGATAGTATACCTCTCGAGGGACGTGAAAAATTGGTTTACTATTTATTAAATAAACCACGTGGTGTGGTAACAACTAACAATGATGAAAAAGGCAGGAGAACTGTTTTAGATATTTTATCAGACGTTAATGAGCGTGTTTATCCGATTGGACGTTTAGATTACGATACAACTGGCGTTTTGTTATTAACAAATGACGGGGTAATAGCTAATCAATTGATGCATCCGAAGTCACGAGTAGATAAAGTGTACATTGCTAAGGTGGCTGGTATTGCAACAGATGATAAGTTGGCGCCGTTGAAGCATGGAGTTGTCATTAAGGGGCGTAAAACAGCACCGGCACGAGTGACAATAGAACGTATCGATAAAGATAAAAAAACTAGTATGGTCCGTGTTATTCTTCATGAAGGTCGAAATCATCAGGTTAAAAATATGTTACAAAAGGTTGGATTACCTGTTGAAAAATTGACACGAGAGCAATATGCTTTTTTTGATTTAACTGGTCTGCAGTCTGGTGAATATCGTAAATTAACAAGCCCTGAAATTAAGCGTTTAAAGGCGGAAGATTACAAAAATTACCGTAGGAAATAA